ACAGGCGGTTCTGACGGCATGCAGGGTGGGCGGTACGTTCCTTAATTTAGCAAAGAACTTTTGCTATTTTAACGGCGGGACTCTTTATACTTGTAGAGTGACCCCAAGAGGAGCGGGAAAGTTTTCCAATGCCACTTCGCGCGAACTCGGAAGCGGCGCCACATAACAGGCCTTCCGAAAATGATAGATTTTAAAATAAATGTAGCCGGGAATATCATCCGTTTTAGGTGTGATGACCCCGTACCGCTGTATGACCCATCAGACAACATGGGGTTAAAAAATTTTTTGTACTCAGGCACCAGGGAAGAGGATATCGTATTCGATATAAAGTATGGTCCGATGCCGTCATTCTGCGGGAGAGAGGTACTCTTCCGGGGCGGAGAAGAATGGGTCCGCTCAAAATGGAACGGGAATACCCTTATAGAGTATATGGAGACACGTCTCCCCGGCAGGGTCGACCGCGCGGCAGTGATAGGCCCCGATATGAGGCGCGGGACGATATATGTAAATGCGGAGATGACCGGGGAGGAAGAGGCGGCGGCCCGCGGGATAAGAGAGGCGCGCATGACGGAAGAAGAGAAGGCGCAGAGGATGGATAGGCGGGCAAAGCGGAAAGCTATGGCGAAGAGCATTGTGTGTAAAATGCCGCCGGAAGGGGTGATACTGGGCAGGCGCATCATGGGGGATACCAGAGGCCGTCTTTTCCAGTCATTCATTATAGAATATTTGGTGAAAAAAAGAGTAGGCATTCTGGTCCATTCCGCGTGCATAAAGGCATTCGGCGAGACACATCTCTATATGGGTCCGTCCGGCGCTGGCAAGAGCACGATCTCAAGGATCTTCCATGAGAACGCCGGCGCGCGGGTGCTTAATGACGACAGGGCCATACTGATCCAGGATGAAGGCGTGATCGACTTTTGCAACGCCCCTTGGGCGGGTGATTTTGCCGGCCGTTGCGACATCGATGCGGAAGAGCGGGTAAGGATAGACAGGATATTCTTCATCTATCACGAGAAGGATAATATAGCGAGGAGGGTCCCGGATGCCGAAGCCGTATCGTACTTATTCAGGAACAGTTTCCCGGTATTCTGGGACAAGGAGGACCTGGACTTTGTAATATCTTTGTTTAAGGAGTTGGTGAAGTCATCCCGTTGTTATCGCCTCGGGTTTGTCAGGGACGGCAGCGTAACGGGGACCATACGCAAATTGATAGAAGTGGAGGATGAAGATGGAATGGAATAAGATATACAGGAAGAACCCGGATATAGTGTCGCGAGAGATAGATAATGAGATGATACTGGTACCGGTCTACAGGACGAGCAAGGATATAAACGAGATGTACACGCTGAACAGGACGGCCCGGGATATATGGAATATGGTAGACGGCAAGAATACGATCACCGATATAAATAGAAAGATGTCGGCCTCATACAAGGTGGATCCCCACCGGCTCGAGGAAGACCTTAAAGAGTTCATTAGAGACATGAAAGAGATAAAGGCGATAGAGTAGTTTGTGATAAAGACGGCCCCTCACAGGAGTTTCATGGATACCCTGCTCTTATCAAGAAAGGCAGGTTTGTGCAGGCCTGTCCATGCGCAGATAGAGCTCACCTACAGATGCAATCTTCAGTGCGTGCATTGTTACTGTAAAGGGTCGGAAAAAAACGGTGAACTGGGCCTGCCGGAATGGAAGGAGATATTAACGAAACTTCACCGCTCCGGTGTACTATACCTGGAGATAACCGGCGGCGAGCCGCTCCTAAGGGACGACTTCACGGAGATATACGATCTTGCGAGGTCGAAAGGTTTTTTAATAACATTATTCACGAACGGGTCATTGCTCACCGACCGGCTCATACGACACCTTGCCGAGAAACCTCCCCATTCGATAGAAATAACATTGAACGGCATAACGAAAGATACGTATGAATCGATCACCGGGGTCGAGGGGTCCTTTGAGAAGGTGATGGATGCTATACATAAAGTGTCTTGTAAGCGGCTCCCTCTCGTCTTGAAATCCAACGGTCTCAGGCAGAACAAGGGCGAGATAGTCGCTATAAAAAAGTTCACCGAAGAGTTATTGGGGAAGAAGAGATTCAAATTCGACTCTTTTGTGACGCCGCGCCTGGACGGAGAGAGGACTCCCTGTGACCACCGGCTTTCCGCACGCGAGATAGCCGGGATAGAGGGTTTGGATGCCGAAATGAGCGCCCAGAGGGAAGAAGAGTTCGGGGCATGGAAGGATATCATAAAATACCCGGCACGCAAGTACCATTGTAATGCGCACCTTACGCATCTATATATAACGCCTTATGGGAGGTTGAGGTTCTGCCATCTGACGGACAAATATTCCGGCGACCTGCGCAGGTCTTCCGTATCGGGCATAATGAACGGCGCGATCGCGCATATCCGCAGAGAGAAATACAGGGCAGGCTCAGAATGCATAAGTTGTGATGCAAGGGAGTTCTGCCATCACTGCCCGCCGCGCGCATTCCTTGAGACAGGAGACGAAGACGCGGCGGTGCCGTACTTTTGCGAATTGGCGCGCGCAAAGAAGGCGCAAAAAGGGCGGTTTGACGTATCCCAGAGAGTATGAAAAATATAAGATATCTTAAATTCATGCGGAGATTATGCGTATCCAACAGGAAGGCGCGCAGACCCCTCAAGGCGTTCTTTGAGCTCACATACAGGTGCAATCACAGGTGTGTGCACTGTTATAATGCCGCAAATGGGGAAGACGAGTTGTCGAGAGAAGAGGTATTCTCCGTCCTGGACCAGCTTGCCCGGATGGGCACCATCCAGATCGTCTTCACCGGAGGCGAGATATTCACCAGGCCCGATATAACGGACATATTGCTGCACTCGAGGAGAAGAGGTCTTCATACCATGCTTATGACAAACGGTTCCCTCATAACGGACCGGACGGCCGGCATGCTCAGGGATATCGGTATATCCGATG
This DNA window, taken from Candidatus Omnitrophota bacterium, encodes the following:
- a CDS encoding radical SAM protein, coding for MIKTAPHRSFMDTLLLSRKAGLCRPVHAQIELTYRCNLQCVHCYCKGSEKNGELGLPEWKEILTKLHRSGVLYLEITGGEPLLRDDFTEIYDLARSKGFLITLFTNGSLLTDRLIRHLAEKPPHSIEITLNGITKDTYESITGVEGSFEKVMDAIHKVSCKRLPLVLKSNGLRQNKGEIVAIKKFTEELLGKKRFKFDSFVTPRLDGERTPCDHRLSAREIAGIEGLDAEMSAQREEEFGAWKDIIKYPARKYHCNAHLTHLYITPYGRLRFCHLTDKYSGDLRRSSVSGIMNGAIAHIRREKYRAGSECISCDAREFCHHCPPRAFLETGDEDAAVPYFCELARAKKAQKGRFDVSQRV
- a CDS encoding PqqD family protein; translation: MKMEWNKIYRKNPDIVSREIDNEMILVPVYRTSKDINEMYTLNRTARDIWNMVDGKNTITDINRKMSASYKVDPHRLEEDLKEFIRDMKEIKAIE